One Anser cygnoides isolate HZ-2024a breed goose chromosome 4, Taihu_goose_T2T_genome, whole genome shotgun sequence genomic region harbors:
- the LOC136790635 gene encoding uncharacterized protein produces the protein MGKHIEVFVPHMVTTVLEQKGGHWLSPSRMMKYQAILTEQDDVTLKTTNLLNSAVFLGTVPEEGPLEHNCVEIIEHTHASREDLKDVPLERYDWELFTDGSSFVENGTRYAGYAVTTLKTVIEAKPLPPETLTQRAELIALPRALELSEGKMVNIWTDSKYAFGVVHVHGALWKERGLLSSQGANIRYQEEVLNLINAVQKPKQVAIMHCKAHQGGTLKISEGNRLADRAARQIAQEVWNVMALVPLKVGPTCLNLPKEPRYSPEDEKLAHLLKARKNSDGRYVTAMGQVVIPPLVMREILQTRHNECHWGAEAMVTF, from the coding sequence atgggaaaacatattgaagtttttgtaccacatatggtaacaactgttttagaacaaaaggggggccactggttatcacccagccgaatgatgaaatatcaggcaatactaactgaacaagatgatGTAACCTTGAAAACAACTAACCTGTTAAattcagcagtatttctaggaactgttccagaagaaggaccgttggaacacaattgtgtggaaataattgAACATACCCATGCGAGCCGCgaggatttgaaggatgtaccccttgaaaggtatgaCTGGGAACTTTTTACTGATGGTAGTAGTTTTGTGGAGAATGGAACACGATATGCAGGGTATGCAGTAACAACCCTGAAGACAGTAATCGAAGCAAAACCTTTACCACCTGAAACATTAACACAGCGAGCGGAACTGATAGCCCTACCTCGAGCACTGGAACTGAGTGAAGGAAAGATGgtaaatatttggacagattcaaagtaTGCTTTTGGAGTAGTCCATGTTCATGgagcattatggaaagaaagagggctgTTGTCCTCACAAGGAGCCAATATAAGATATCAAGAGGAGGTGTTAAATTTGATAAATGCGGtgcaaaaaccaaaacaagtggcTATTATGCactgtaaagctcatcaaggaggaaCCTTGAAAATATCAGAAGGGAATCGGCTGGCAGATCGAGCAGCTCGACAAATTGCTCAGGAGGTGTGGAATGTAATGGCTTTGGTACCACTCAAGGTAGGCCCCACTTGTCTTAATCTTCCCAAGGAACCAAGATATTCACCAGAGGATGAGAAATTAGCACATCTCCTAAAGGCCCGAAAGAACTCTGATGGACGCTATGTAACTGCTATGGGCCAGGTAGTAATACCCCCCTTGGTGATGCGAGAAATACTTCAGACAAGACATAATgagtgtcactggggtgcagaggcaatggtaacattttaa